In Corylus avellana chromosome ca2, CavTom2PMs-1.0, the following proteins share a genomic window:
- the LOC132171214 gene encoding uncharacterized protein LOC132171214 — protein MSMTQFAMVEELASLVRDNLRSKHLVLSVEEALINFLQDDTSSDGVLELEPMDAYNRLLLHRLAEIFGFNHTSVGEGDDRHLILERCSDTSIPSILVSDILWQFDDHQSPVMSHQLLRKTEAFSVLETKIPSVQHSLEERKAAYLAARDRIFSMDLGEFNEPVKQKPPSNPVVARRMIAHALGHRINPHNQTATLGDCKGHSGQTDAPDIQCKNRVEPKSPLEASQKTISLPGQNMNSYSKLKSNDKNSSGSSPSKSNMPPKQADKISAHVNISQNESSGNGVDKDYIKREHLGAAKRMFAHALGLQSGKDGLILKCSDIKQINRE, from the exons ATGAGCATGACCCAATTCGCTATG GTTGAGGAATTGGCTTCCCTTGTTAGGGACAATCTTCGTTCCAAGCATCTTGTTCTCTCAGTGGAGGAGGCGTTGATCAACTTCCTTCAGGACGATACCAG TTCAGATGGTGTCCTGGAGTTGGAACCCATGGACGCGTATAACCGTCTTCTCCTGCATCGTCTTGCAGAAATATTTGg GTTTAACCACACATCTGTTGGTGAAGGAGATGACCGGCACTTAATTTTGGAGAGATGCTCAGATACATCAAT ACCTTCCATCCTTGTTAGCGATATTTTATGGCAGTTTGATGACCATCAATCTCCAGTAATGTCACACCAATTATTGAGGAAAACAGAAGCCTTCTCAG tTTTGGAGACAAAAATTCCCTCTGTTCAACATTCACTCGAGGAGAGAAAAGCAGCTTATTTGGCTGCTCGTGACAGAATTTTTTCAATGGATTTGGGAGAGTTTAATGAACCTGTCAAACAGAAGCCACCAAGCAATCCTGTGGTTGCCCGCCGAATGATTGCACATGCCCTAGGTCACAGAATCAATCCACACAATCAGACTGCTACTCTTGGGGATTGCAAAGGGCATAGTGGGCAAACAGATGCACCAGATATTCAATGCAAGAACAGAGTTGAGCCTAAGTCACCCTTGGAAGCTTCTCAGAAGACTATTTCCCTGCCAGGCCAAAATATGAATTCATATAGTAAACTTAAAAGCAATGATAAAAATTCAAGTGGATCTTCACCAAGTAAAAGCAATATGCCCCCAAAACAAGCTGATAAGATTTCTGCCCATGTGAACATATCACAGAATGAAAGCAGTGGGAATGGGGTTGATAAAGACTACATCAAAAGGGAGCATTTGGGAGCTGCAAAGAGGATGTTTGCTCATGCGTTGGGATTGCAGTCGGGAAAGGAtggtttaattttaaaatgcagtGATATAAAGCAGATTAACAGAGAGTAG
- the LOC132171794 gene encoding monothiol glutaredoxin-S14, chloroplastic, producing the protein MSCVRAFESTIVPSSTFSTSGVHKTAPNRPLVHYPTRPLYTPPLTSTTSLARNILYGPSFRRIASIRCFSALTPELKTTLDKVVTSSKVVLFMKGTKDFPQCGFSNTVVQILRSLNVPFETINILENEMLRQGLKEYSNWPTFPQLYIEGEFFGGCDITVEAYKNGQLQEELEKAMCS; encoded by the exons ATGTCGTGTGTAAGGGCCTTTGAGTCAACAATAGTACCGTCATCAACCTTCTCTACCTCCGGAGTGCACAAAACAGCCCCTAACCGTCCACTCGTCCACTACCCCACTCGGCCCCTCTACACCCCACCTCTCACTTCCACCACTTCGCTTGCCAGGAACATCCTGTACGGGCCCAGTTTCAGAAGAATCGCCTCCATTCGTTGTTTCTCAG CATTAACTCCTGAGCTAAAGACTACCTTGGATAAAGTTGTTACTTCGAGCAAAGTGGTTCTTTTTATGAAGGGAACTAAGGATTTTCCACAATGTGGATTTTCAAACACTGTGGTTCAAATATTGAGGTCTCTCAATGTACCTTTTGAAACAATCAACATACTAGAAAATGAAATGCTACGTCAAGGATTAAAGGAGTATTCCAATTGGCCTACCTTTCCTCAACTTTACATTGAAGGAGAGTTTTTTGGTGGCTGTGACATCACCGTTG AGGCATACAAGAACGGGCAATTGCAGGAAGAACTGGAGAAGGCAATGTGTTCCTGA
- the LOC132169026 gene encoding disease resistance protein RPV1-like: protein MGCVLEFQGQRYSQNFYCPSMLALRQKGIHTFMDDKLRSGDEISPALVKAIEESEILIIVLSKNYASSRWCLDELIRILECRNIREKHVLPLFYDVNPSEVRHQTNSVGEAFAKLEKRFKDDVMKVKGWKTALKEVADLSGKHLENYRNEPKFIDEIIEWVNSILVKKTFFQVAKYPVGIESRLQHVNLLLDIEKKDNTCLVGIFGTGGIGKTTIAKAIYNLIASQFEGSCFLENVRETSSQMDGLIRLQNKLLSKFLGDSSLMIDNLDQGITLLKHRLHSLRVLLILDDVDQLVQLEKLAGKGDWFGLGSRIIVTTRDKDLLRAHGIDSVYRVNNLHNNEALRLFKHVIGYARGLPLALIVLGSDLFGKSLHEWKSALDSEKVGYVRKILDRGDFFPDFGIKVLVDKSLISIDKFDRLTMHDLLQEMGREIVRQESPNEPDEHSRLWFHEDVRRVLEGNRIYHFQNLTTMDFYYCKFLEKIPDVSRIPNLESLKLVGCKNLVEVHSSIGFLNKLVDLSLDCCSNLRSFPRSLKLRSLKSLHFFGCSRLKNFPKIECQMECLEDINFSETGIEELPSSIGYLVGVKKLHLNGCKNLTNIPYSIHQMQHLVELSLNGCIDIKELPSSIGYLGRIEILDLSNCTNLMNLLDSIHQLQHLEGLSLSGCTSIKELPSSTGYLGRIEMLDLGNCTNLMNLPDSIHQLQHLEELSLDNCSKVKFLQKVEHNTQSTSSIISTKEYAISSRTKLLELLPSKDTSDSNDDSSSIVLPKLRDLNLRNCALS from the exons ATGGGATGTGTTCTTGAGTTTCAGGGGCAAAGATACTCGCAAAACTTTTACTGCCCATCTATGCTCGCTTTGCGTCAAAAGGGAATCCACACCTTCATGGACGACAAGCTTAGAAGCGGCGATGAAATTTCACCAGCACTTGTTAAGGCCATTGAAGAGTCAGAGATTTTGATCATTGTACTCTCTAAAAACTACGCATCATCCCGATGGTGTTTGGATGAACTAATAAGGATCCTCGAGTGTAGAAATATAAGGGAGAAACATGTTCTACCATTGTTCTATGACGTAAATCCGTCGGAAGTACGGCATCAAACCAATAGTGTTGGAGAAGCATTCGCTAAACTTGAAAAAAGGTTCAAGGATGATGTAATGAAGGTGAAAGGGTGGAAGACAGCTCTAAAAGAAGTGGCTGATTTGTCCGGAAAGCATTTAGAGAATTACAG GAATGAACCTAAATTTATTGATGAAATCATTGAATGGGTGAATTCAATATTAGTGAAAAAGACATTCTTTCAAGTTGCCAAATATCCAGTTGGAATAGAGTCTCGTCTACAACATGTAAACCTACTTTTAGATATTGAGAAGAAAGACAATACATGCTTGGTAGGGATCTTCGGAACtggtggaattggtaagacaactattGCCAAAGCCATCTACAACTTGATTGCCTCTCAGTTTgaaggtagttgttttcttgaaaacgtTAGAGAAACTTCCAGCCAAATGGATGGCCTGATCCGTTTGCAAAATAAGCTTCTTTCTAAGTTCCTAGGAGACTCAAGTCTAATGATTGACAATcttgatcaaggaattacttTGTTAAAGCATAGGCTTCACAGTTTGAGGGTGCTTCTAATTCTGGATGATGTGGATCAGCTAGTCCAATTAGAAAAGTTAGCTGGAAAAGGTGATTGGTTTGGcttaggaagtagaatcatcgtaacaacaagagataaagaTTTACTTCGTGCACATGGAATTGATTCAGTATACCGGGTGAATAACTTGCATAACAATGAAGCTCTTCGGCTCTTTA AACATGTAATAGGTTATGCAAGGGGCCTTCCACTGGCTCTAATAGTGCTGGGTTCGGATCTATTTGGTAAAAGCTtgcatgaatggaaaagtgcattggaTAG tgaaaaagtaggTTATGTCAGGAAAATACTGGATAGGGGTGATTTCTTTCCAGATTTTGGAATAAAAGTCCTTGTGGATAAATCTCTCATATCTATTGATAAGTTTGATAGATTAACTATGCATGACTTGCTACaagaaatgggtagagaaattgttcgacaagaatcaccGAATGAACCTGACGAGCACAGTagattgtggtttcatgaagatgttcGTCGTGTCCTAGAAGGAAATAGG atatat CATTTTCAAAACTTGACAACTATGGATTTCTATTATTGTAAATTCCTTGAAAAAATTCCTGATGTTTCAAGGATCCCAAATTTAGAGTCATTAAAACTTGTTGGTTGCAAAAATCTAGTTGAGGTTCATAGTTCTATTGGATTCCTAAATAAGCTCGTTGATTTGAGCCTTGATTGCTGCTCTAATCTTAGAAGTTTTCCGAGAAGCCTCAAGTTGAGATCTCTAAAATCTCTCCACTTTTTTGGTTGCTCAAGGCTTAAGAACTTTCCTAAAATTGAGTGTCAAATGGAATGTTTAGAGGATATCAACTTTAGTGAAACTGGTATAGAGGAATTGCCTTCATCCATTGGGTACCTCGTTGGggttaaaaaattacatttaaatgGTTGCAAAAACCTTACGAATATTCCATATAGCATTCATCAAATGCAACATTTAGTGGAACTTTCTCTTAATGGTTGTATAGACATAAAAGAACTACCTTCATCCATTGGGTACCTGGGTAGAATTGAAATATTAGATCTAAGCAACTGCACAAACCTTATGAATCTTCTAGATAGCATTCATCAGTTGCAACATTTAGAGGGACTTTCTCTTAGTGGTTGTACTAGCATAAAAGAACTGCCTTCATCCACTGGGTACTTGGGTAGGATTGAAATGTTAGATCTAGGCAATTGCACAAACCTTATGAATCTTCCAGATAGCATTCATCAGTTGCAACATTTAGAGGAACTTTCTCTCGACAACTGTTCAAAAGTCAAGTTTCTACAGAAGGTGGAGCATAATACACAATCCACATCCTCTATTATATCCACAAAGGAATATGCAATTTCATCACGAACAAAATTACTCGAACTGTTACCTTCGAAAGATACGAGCGATTCTAATGATGATTCTTCCTCAATAGTGCTTCCGAAACTTCGAGACTTGAATCTTAGAAATTGTGCCCTATCATAA